The Limanda limanda chromosome 21, fLimLim1.1, whole genome shotgun sequence genome contains the following window.
TTGAGTTCAGAGGATGAATCACCGGccgtctctcctctttcacGTTCTGTCTGCAGTAGAGaggaaagttttttttaatataaatgttcatAAACCTGTAAACCTTATATTTGACACCTGGAAAACCTCACATGTTGTCTCAAGTGAAAGGTCACTTCACCAACGTCTCAGTGTTGAAGTCAAACGACCCCTGTGAGATCATCGCCCTGTGAGGCCTTGTCCTGAGACCTGGGGCCAGAGAGCAGAGGCCCACAGGAAAACAGCATCTGCCAATGGGAGAGCAGAACCGACACTTGAGATTTCACAGGAGATCAGGACCAAGGATTTTACATCAGTCGGCTGGAGACTGGAGCTCAGGGGGCAACAGATCAGATCCACCCCAAAAAGAAACAGTGTCTGTATGTTTGTTAGTTGTGTTAAAGTTGCAAAAGTGGGAAATCCAAGGAAGGTGAAGTGTCTCCTGTTCAAAAGTCAGGTTTAGCTGCAGCACTTTGACATTACGCTCACAAAGTACATGTGGGTTTGCCACGTTGTGTCCAAGCGCTTCTCATATCGGTGCAAAGAGGAAAAGTAAACAGTTAGTGTGTGAAGATCAGGACCCAAGCATGTGTCAGCAAACTGTGAAACACTGCAACATGTGGACAGAGCAGAAAACTGCGCTTGAAGAGACAAAAgctaataaaaaagaaattacTCTAAATTCTACATTTTTGCTTCAATTGAAAGTTTCTTCCCAGAAATTGAATTCCTTCATGTTTTGAGCTGCATCccttgtttttaaatctgaaatCTGTACAGCCCCATTGTCCCAGAGATGTTTCAAAAACCTGTAACGCATTTAACACCACAGTCTCGGGTCGGGAAAGAAAAACGCCACGTAAAGAACTACGGTATTCTGTCTGTATCTGAGCCATGTGTTGAGGAGTCATCTCCCTGTGAGCGTTGGCCTGGAGCTGCACCCACAGAAGAGCCCCCTCTAGCGAACAACGTCCCGGAGTTAGGCTCGACCCCATCTCCACAAGCTGGCTCGCCATGTAAACACAGCAAAGAGCGGCGATGACGAATGCGGATGCGTCTCCTGTGATGAGGATTACTCAGTGGAAGGGTGGGCTTATTCCATGGGGAGAACGTGGAGGGGGGAGGTGGATGGGAGAAGGTGAAATGTGAGCCTCTGGATCATGTCTGAAGCTGGAAGGAGGAGCTGCACTCACATAGTGCAGATGGgtgtgaaaaaacaaagagattaACTCTTTCATTCGGGTTCTTATTGGTTCAATGTGGGTTTCTTCCTTTTTTAATATGCGAGGTAAATAAAAGCacaattatttcagttttattctttTCCCTCACACTGGATGAAAGCTTCTGTGAAACACAATGAACTATGAAGATCACATAATACAGTGTTGTAGCTTTGTGGTTCAGTGGGTGGTGATTACTTTTGTTGTCTCTATAACAACGTGTGTCTCCCTTTAGCCTCAGCTGCAGAGCcattaaataaatttaaagaatGACAATGTGAAAACAACGTGACACTTTAAAAGGGTAGAATTAtcacctgcagcttcacagtGAGATTCTGCCACAGGCTCCTCATAAACATGGACGACGTGACAAACTCCCTgaaagctcctcctcctccacgttaaTGGATGGGGCACATGGACTAGACTAAAAAAGTTCAAGCaaacatcaaatacattatTTCTGTCATATTTAATAGTTCATATGTTtgcttttaattatttatttggtgctatacaaacAGGATGAAACTTTATGATCTACAGCTGAAACTGACTTAAGATTGGTTTAGTTATATGGTAGGTATATATACAGTTGATTGTTTCACTGCATTGTTTTAGCTTGTTCCTGCTAGCCCTGTTTTTTGCTACAGAAGATAACTGTTTtgacaatataataaatatacaatataataaataaaaaactctaaaaacaaattattaagACCAAAGAAAAGTGGTAAGTCTCCTCAATTGACAAGCTGGGAAATTGAATATTTCCCATTTTAGCTTGAAAAAGTGATTCTCACTAAAATTTGCATATTTGGCTCTTGTTTTTCTGCCAATAGACTAATCAGCTCATTGTTTCAGCTCAGTCCAAATGCTCATTTATGTACATTTAACAACAACATGACAGACTGAACTGTAGAGCAGATAATAAAGATCTAACCCACACAAAGTGCACAGCTGCTGTCTGATCTTTGAGACCAGCAGTTGTGCTCAGACTGTCCAAAGAAGAGCAGAGAATCGGGGAAGCTGACATTTTTCTTAGATTTTCCATCGAGCTCAACAGAAAGTTGgcctggagctgcagcttccAGCCGACATCGGAGACGAGGCTATCTGTGCAGAGCAGGAAAACATCTCCAGTTTGACATGAAGAATTCTCTCGTTCATTTTCCATACCCTTGATAGGTTTTTACCAATCAAGGGCATTGAGTATCTAGTTGTTTTCCATCACCTGCTCAGGGCCTGTAAACCCAGTCTGAGCCCGGCTGCTTTCTTTAAACTGGGTCTTCCTCTCATCTGGATTGTCTGAAACTTTCTTCTGAGAGTGTTCAGATTGATTGCAGCTGTGGCTGTTGGCTGGGTTCCTGCTGTGGGAGGCTGCAGCCGGCCAGCAGGGAGGagcctcaacatctggaaaagAAGGAAAGCTGGCGGAGACTCAGAGACGAGAGCGCAGCGACATGGTTTTGCTCTCtgagccactgctgctgccagaGTGTTTGCAACTTCACTTTAGGTGAATTAAAGGTTTCAGATGCCGGTGTTTTCGGATGAGCATTGAACCGATGAAGTGTGTGAAGTTGATTTAAAAAGCGTTTGtctgtttgagagagagagagagtaaaaccCAATGGAAAGAGTGGGCTGCTGTTGTTGAGATCCGACCCTATGGGCCTCTCTCGATGTAACAGCGTGTCTAAACATGTGGGAGCCGCCTGtaaaaggagaaagaaggaaGGGGGGCGTTGAGTTTGTGCCTGTGCTGGTCAAGAAAAACTTTTCCTCCTCAACCTTGACGTCTTTCTTTGTGAAATCACTGATTTCCTCTTCAGTTCATTGTCTCTGTTCTTACTTTGTACAATTTCCCTGAAAGAAACAACAACCAGTAATCAACAGATTCCTTCAGTCAGTGATTATTAgaaggatttaaaaaacaccATTACAACTTATCAAAATAGATCATATATAACCTTCATATTGTCTGTCTAACACTATTGTTTGTGGAGaatgtgaagaaaataaatgaattgtcTTAATTACAATAGTTTTGTTGACGTTGAACTTGTTCTGCTCCAACAGTTAATCATCTGGAGATATCCTCCCGAAGTAATGTTTCTACCCAGATTAGTGAAAATCTGTCCAATcattgttgagttattttgcaGATACACAGACAACggtgatcaaaataaaaataaaaacctcatgGTTGTCGAGGTGAAGACAGGAGATAACCTGTTAAATTCCTGTTGCACTGAATCCAATAGTTAGGTAGATATTTCCGAATAGGGCTACCATGACTTCTATGGTTTGGGTTTGACTTTATTCTTTTCTTAAAAGCTGGTTTTACCGGGTTTAGGTGCGTCTGTTTACTGCTTTGAGAGTCAGTCAGAGGCACAGCGCAGGAAAGTGAGTTACTGTGGATGGATGTCACGTTTATTTCTGGTGGAGCTGTGCACTTTATCATGCAATGGTAATTATACGGTTTGGTCGGCTAGAAGTTCCAGCCAGGCAAAGTCAGTATAATTAACTTCTCTCTCCCATTTTGATCCTCGGCGCTTTAACTTTTCCTTCTCAGGCTCTGGTGGCGAACGTGTGCAACCAGCatctgaggcagagagagcctTCCCTGGGTTTGCAcagcagagggatggaggttAGCAGAGCGAGAGAGGTACTGGCGTCCCACCGGCAGCCTGGACAGAGGGGGCATTCATATCTTCGGATCCCCCTGGTCGTCTCCGACACACCACAGTTTGTCGGCAAATCTACTCGCCGTTTACTGAGGAAATGTTCACTTAGTGCAGGAAGTCTGAGGTTTCCCCCGAACGTTTGATTCCAGAAGTTACCCAAACAACAGCAGGGTTAGAGGCAGGGTCAGAACAACATAGGTGGGAACTAAATCCTGAGGAGCTTAAAATGTCACTGAACCAGTAGCTGATACATAAACAATTAGTAAAAAAATACTCACCTATTACCCCTGAAGCTACAATATGATTAGTTTTATCACAGAAAAATAGTCTCAACATTTAGACATTATaatgttttaaagtttattgagcaagaatgcaaatgtattttgcacaaaacaaaaataaagcaaaatgaTTTACTGtacattaagaaaataaaacttaCATAGGtcagtaaaataaagaaaaatgtttttccacataatttttgtatttatgtgcacatgattacaaaaacaatatttaaaggAACGTAAACAGAGGATAAACATATCAGGTAGTAAGCATAGAAAGTGGCACAGTGTTAATAGgctaaaaataaagatggacaacatgtctccacttcctgaagTTGCAggctctcgaccaatcacgagtcagtctcagctgtcaatcaaagtgTTTCCCCCGTTGTCATATCGTCAAATAACTAATAAGAACCAAACCTTAAGGGAAACGTGACATtcgaacaaacatcagtgtgataagaactttACTTAACTTAACAGAACTTTTCGTTTGGTCCATTTCCAATTAGTCACAATTAGGTTTGTGATcaacactgcagccagccactagggggcgatcaagatgattcggcttcacttttgggagctgtcatgtccaaAGTGTTCATCATCACATCTGTTCCCTGTTTGAAAAGTGTCTTTGGAGAAAAGTATGCACAGACGTATAGGTCGTATAGAACTAGGACACAGCGGAAGTGTGTTCCCATCATAACCAAGGGTCCTACTGCATCAGGTTTGTGCAGTTTCACTAATGTCCTGCAGGGGAAGCACAGAGCCAACTCACTGCAGTTTCTTCAGTTCGTTggctttcctcctcttcagcttcttcttaaGAAGCAACAAGTCGAGGTAGACGATGTGGTCTAACACGGTCGAGGCGCAGAGGAGTCCGCCATGAAGAGCTCCTGCTATCCCACAGCTGAACACGTCTTGACCTGGAACAGAGGGACACATACAATTTACTGGATGAGAGAAGATACATGTATATCTGGACCTGGACCCAGGTTCTTGTCTGTGTTTCCCTTTAGCTCATGATGTTTCTTCACAAACTCAAAAAACAATTCAATTTCCTTaatgtttagtttgaaaattCCTGCATTTCATAAAGTTATCAACCGTCCCAACTCAAGCAAATCAATCTGAGGCCTCATTGAGACGTCTCTATGCCTCGGACACCTTCagtaacaaaacacaaatgcatgTGCAGTAGTGTGAGATCTCCATACCTGACATGTAGAGGTTTTTGACGGGGGTGTTGCACCTGTTTCTCGCCACGGCCTCGGCATAGAAACGCTCGAGGTTATGCTCTGCAGAATACATGGCTCCACGTTGGGCACCCAGGTAGTGCATGTTGGTCAAGGGGGTCGCCACATCCTGGAAAACCAGCTGGAGAGAACAAAAGTTACAATGCAGttcatattcaaacacaaacaaatctctCACAGCTAATGAAAAGATTAGTGTAAGTACATGAGATGTTTTAAATCATTGTCATGTTCAGGCACAGACAGCAGAGCTTAGTTTTGAGATTTTGCCTCATCTACCTTGTCTCTGATTTTCGGGAACAGCGTGCAGGCCCAGTTGAAAAGGTTCTTCGCAAACCGCATTTTGTAGTCGTGGTAGTCGTCGCCTCGTTTCCGCACGGTCGTGTCCTTCCACTCCTCGAACCACTCGTACTTCACCATGGTCAGAATTGTCATGCAACATTTTCCTGTGAACACGAAACACACAAGGCGTCACATTTAATCCATGTAGACTCtcagatgtgttgttttcatgtcagaTCATATCAAAATACATAAGGTGAGGACATATTCTAATTGCAGTGCAGCTTTAAAGCATGTTTAATTAGGGAATTATGATGAATTATGTTATTATGATGGGTGTTGTTTGTACCTGGGTTTCTGATTTGGGCCTCTGGGTCTTTAGCGGACGGCATCGTGATGAACATCATGGGGATGTTATCTGGTGCTTCCTCTTTGCTCAGTGCAAAGAAGTCGTCCATcctaaaaacaaatgtaaaattaaacatgaaaatgCCAAAGTcagaacatcatcatcatcatctgatcCTCGACTCCATCTAGAGGATGAAAAGGGGATTTTTAACTCCCTCATTGATTAAACTACTTCAAATACAACATGTtcctttatttaatatttacattaaatCGTAAGTTacaatgttttgtttctctACTGATACATTAAATGTGGCCCCTATCAGAAATGCTAATTATGTTCAATGCCCCTGGTCTTCATTGAGGAGTCAGATGTATCGCTTCTGCTTACACAATAGCGCCCCCTTGTGGTTACTAAACGCCAGGGAGATCACTGCTCTGGATACTTACGACTTGTCCATATCATTGTTCTTGAACAGCCAGAAGTTTGTGGACTCGAGGCCACACTCCTCCTCAGTCCCATCGAAGCCGCTGAAGACCAAGAACGACCCCCGGGCGTGTTTCATCATGTTCAGTCGCTCCTGAATAtctaaaatgtagaaaaataaatcaaactacTGCatcttgatttgttttgaatCTATGTTATTTTTGAGAATTTATCCATTTAGGGGATTTCTGTCTCTTACCGTGTTTGACCCGAATCTCGGGTGGAAGAAGTTTCTCGAAGGTGGTGAAGATTCCGCAGTTGGAGACGACCACAGGTGCGTgaacctccagctcctcctgacctTTCCTCACCTTCACGCCTGTCACAGAGATGAAGCCATCGGGTCAGTTCCCTGGACGACATCTCTCTACCTCTAACTTGTTTGTTAATTAAGTGGCTATGGTTCTCACCATACGCTGTCCCCTTCTCATTCACCAGGATCTGGGAGACAGGAGCTCGGACCAGGCAGTTCCCTCCGTATTTCTGGATGGTGCGGACGATGTGGAAGGCGATTTCACTGGCACCACCTTTGGGGTAGTAGGCCCCTCGCTTGTAGTGATGAATCAGGAGGGCGTTGATCAGAACGCTGGAGTCCTTCGGAGGAACGCCTGAGTACAGAGAGTAAATACTTAATTATTCATTTAGCATAGGTTTAAGTTGCTCAATAAACTCCAACAACTTTTTTGAAACTGATTGAATAAAATGGAAATCTAGGTTATCCCTCCACTCTTCTATGTGATTTTATATccaaaataaaatccacaatCAAATACATTGTGGTGGTGTACAGAggaatatttacaaaaatgtaGTCACTATCCAAATACTTATGTacctgactgtatataaaaatggtcTATAGTATCCCCAAATCAAAACTATAAGACAACACCTTATTGGCCCATAGTCAACTGTTTCATCTCAATTTCAGTGAGTTCAAGCACAAATCTGTCACTGTCCTACTTTCCGTCTGCACTGTACTTTCTGCCATAGCAGCTTGTTTGTGGAACCCACCGTAGAAGAGGTAGGAGAACATGATGTGGAGGTCCTTGTTTTTCGTCAGTGTGTTCACTAAACCGGTGGCGCCTGTGCCAGAGAGGCGGAAGACCTCGGAGAAGAGGTCTGCGATGCCCGACTTCAGCAGGAATAGAGCGACCCACTGAGGGATCAGCTTCAGCGTCGCCAGGTAGTGAGTCTTCTTCGCTGAGATCTGTGGGAACATGGAGGCAGTTTGAAAAGGGAGGTTTCAAATCTGTGGTTTGTCCTTTGGTGGCGGACGTCAGACCAATTTTCATCAAGCGTTGTACCTTCATGATTTTGAAGAAGGTCTCGATGGCCTCGGTTTCATCTGGAAACTGCTTCTTCAGATGTTCCTTCATCTCCGTCTTACCAGACACCATGGTGTACTCGCGCTTGTCCTCGCCCAGGCCGATCTTGATGGTGTCGAAGTGGGGGTTCAGCTGTGTGAACTCCAGCTGACCCTCAGAGATCTGGTCAAAGGCGATACGCAGCAGACTGTTCTCATGGACCTGGCCGATGTAGTGAAGCCCTggaggagagacaggcagaAAGGGATGAAGGTGTTTCTTATCTCAATCAAACAAGGGAGAGAAATAGTCTTTACAACTGACATATCAAACCCATGATTACATATGTGAGCAAGAATGTCTCATTAAgatgatgtttaaatgtatttgtgtttttaaaaacctcttgTAAATGCATCCTCTCAATTCTTTACCTGCagttcctttctttctttctttttaacctttaggaggttatgttttcacccctgtccatttgtttgttggtttgtgtgattgtaagcaaaattatgtaaaaacttAAGGGATTGTCATGAAACCTGGAGGAAGGTTGTGATAAAGGTCACGGAAGAAcccattaattaaaaaaaggtcTTCATAggtcttgatgaaataaagaggcacatttagggaaattCTATCTattagtgtgtgaaatttggtgcagcctaAGAAAGATGAAGAGCTGCTTCCTGTATCACATCCCAGGTTTTCTTACCAACATCAAACTCGAAGCCTTTCTCGATGTAGGTGTGGCAGCAGCCGCCGGCCTGGTCGTGTTGCTCCAGCACCAGAACTTTCTTCCCGGCTTTGGCGAGCGTGGCGCCGGCCGTCAGTCCGCCGATCCCACTGCCGATGACGATGACGTCCAGACCCTCAGGAACCTTGTCAAGGCTGAAACCTGGACGGAAACAAAAAGAACTGATGTAAACATGGTCAAACTGATCCAGATATCTTCAAATAAAGTATTATAAATAAGATTATAATTATTAGATGTGTTGCATAATTGGGTGACACAATTCGGTCTGAAGGTTGCTCTGCACACCTGTGTTTCCATGCCGGCTGTAAAAAGTATATTAGTATGCTAAATTAATCTTCAAGTCATAATCCAATTAAGATAAACACACATGAAAAGCAATTACTGTTCTTCTGCTTATCTAAATGACCTGTTTGCTCGTATGGTGCAGCTAACAGGGTAATTTAGATAAAACCGTATCAGCGCAGATCTGTTGTAAGAGCGAGAGTGAGTTAGTTTTTCTATAAAAGTATAatttttttaaccaaatttAAGTTTTAAGATAgttggaaacacattcatacactttCATTATTTGTAAATTTCACCTCTTAGTATGTTATATctgatttgtttcatttggTCGAGCTGCACTTTGAAACAGACACGAAACCTCAGGAATTTTATCTGAAATATTTTTCCCACAGCTCACATGTTTGACTGAAGTGTAACTAATGACAGAAATGAAGTCTTACATTTGATTTCATAGACACTTTTACAGCTgctacatataaaaaaaattatgatgAGATTTCAAACACACCGGTGATTTCTATagctttttttaatgaagggCTCAAAATATATCAGGTTTTTGTTCCATGAAATGTTTCCTTCTCAAACTAAAACTCTTGCTATGACTATAACTACAGATAACTATAAGAATTTTAACTGTTAAACAATTAGTAGATATGATATTTTTCTCAAGTTTAAGTGTGAAAGCATTTAAGATTTTTGAGATTATCGTTGTGAATTTATATCACAACATATTTATACTATATTTGAcgtattttatgttattttgtgttaaatTCAGTTCCCACAGAGCTCACCAGGCTTAACTTGTAGAACAACATATATCAAATCATTACATCACTTCCACTGGGATGTGTTTGACTGGGATCCTTTTACCTTGCTTGATGACTTTGTCCCGCTTCTTCTGATCAAACTCTCGAGGTCCTGGCGGTCTCAGCGACTCCAGGGAGAACGGGCTCGGTGTCCCGAACAGGTACCAGTACGTCCCGCCGGCCCATatcaccaaccacaccaagaaAACCAGCAGCCACATTGTGGAGGAAGATCTCTGCTACAGCTGCAGAGCAGAGTGAACACAGCAGATTCAGAACTGTACTGTCCTCACAAGGCTCCTTTTATAATGCCCAGAGCCAAAGGTCTGCAGGACAGGAGGGATTTAATGTTCAGATGAGTAATAAAGATAAAGACCCATTTTCTCTTGTTATGAAACTGCATAGATGAAGGCTGCTAACTGCCGTCCGCCTTAAACATTACTTAACCTTTCACTTGTTTACCAGGATATGTACAgttatagaaaaacaattgtgtAAGGAATCTGCTTACTAATATTTGAAATTTTAAGTAAATGGGCACATCCCCACTAAGGTTATGAAATATGATTTTCCTCCCGTATGTTGTATGAATAGTATTCATTGATTCCAAGGAGCTTATTACTTCAATAGATTAGAGATATCCACCAATGCTCTTATCAGATAAGACAATTAAGATAAAGAATAAACTATGAACTAAATGTCCGAGGCGTTAACACTGTGTCCGGTTTTATAACTTTACAAGAGACATAAACCTGAACGAGAGTTTCAACATTTCAGACGTTATTACAACAAGAAATTCAGGttctcctttttaaaatatttatacaatTACACAGAAAGCAATAATCAGACACATCTTGAAACAGTTTCTTGTGAAAAAGAATAATAAGCGTGAATCGAAGCTCATGTGATCTCTGTTGTAACTTTGTTTTCCGAACACACTTGTTTTGTGTAATCTCTGCATGGACTTTGCGTTCAGGTGAAACACTTCATCAGTTGACTTTGAGCCACAGATAACATGAAGCCCAGAAGAAGCTGTTATGTCGGAAACAGTGAATATTAAAACCTGTCAAACTGGGCGGAAGTTGCTGTAACTGATCATTTTCTTTAATGATGGATTCGTCTCACTTAGTTGTAACCAGGCCAGGGTCCTGTTATTCTAAGGTTAAGTAAGTTAAGTATGTGTGTTTAAAGGGAATAGAGAGGTCTGCAGAAGtttgttcatttttaatttcctttaaaatgttcacaaaagtaattaaatataaatataaacaagaaTATTATCTTATTTGAACCCATTCAGATCATTTTTACCTCCATCAAGGTggttatgttttcttctgtgtgtctTTTCTTAGTTtgcaggatcacacaaaaccTCCTGACCAGTGGTTTTTATCTTCATGTATTGTGGAATAagtattttattgtgtgtgtgttgaatctcAGATTACTGCTCTCTGATGTGTAATCTGTCCTCACCAGCTCAAACTTTAACCCAGTggtaaaacactgatatatcacCTTCGACCTCTAAATGATAAGTGACCCGTAAGTAGGTCGCTATATTCTTCGAGGGCGTATTTTGTTGTTGCACCAGATTGAAAGTGACACTAATTGGATGCAGAGCTCGAAAGGCAAGGAGCTTAAGGACTCTGATACAGGAAGCAGCTCCCGTGTCACCGACTGCTGCAGATAAAGAAATCCTATTAAGAATTAGACTAAGCGGCAGCTGCACGACTCCTTTGACTTTGCCCTGTGCTGTGACACCCGTGAGTTTCATGCACCCTGAATCGATTCCATAAAACAAGAGAAATAAAAGTGAGATCTACTAATGTGCATCAATAATCAGAGCAGCCGGGTCAGGTCAAAGCTTTAATTACAAATTGACACATGAACATTTTTCACATCGACAGATACAGACAGTAATCCAGTGATGGATTTCTCTTCTGGCAGTATTCTCTTAGTTTGCTCTCTACTGTACATCTTTATCCACAATAACTCCTCTACAGGGGAAAATAGAGCAATGCAACCAGCTCCCGTATAAAAACCGTGTGACGTTTCCCTGGTTGCATTGTGTGCTATGTTATTATGCAGCCTCCCTTGTCTCCCTTGTACGGGTTCTTGTCGTCCGAAACGCCCTTGATCAGCGGGTCGTTGGGTAGCAGTCCCTCCACGAACTCAATCGTCTCTGCACAGTTTGAAGTCACCTGGAGGGatggaaaccaaagcaagaaattatcattattattatcattacaaGGCAGGAAACATTTAAACGTGCATGCTTTGTTTTTGATGccttaaaacacagaaaaagttttttttctccccacaACTGATTTCAAGGAAAATATGAAATTCTCTTGTGTTGACTTACTGGTGTTCTAGCGGTGCTCACTTCCTTCTTCAGCTGATCCAGCTCCATTTTCAAGATTTCCTTATCTGACATATCCCGAGCCATCTTGGCTGCAAGAGGAAAGCAAGATCATCGATTTATAAGATGCTACAACATAACAAACAGTTGATAAAAGTGCTAAAATCTGTAGTTCTGTTTCCTATTTGTGTTCAAATTTGACAAAATAcactaaatataaatacaggACAGACACAAGCATCAATTATGAATGAATCCTCACCTGTTGAATTGTAGGACCCGCGACAATCTGAGAAATGTGTTGGCTCCTAAGAGCTCATCGACTGTCTGACCTCCTCTGGTCCGATCGCTGCTtcacactgactgactgatctGTGCCGTCCCACTGCTCTTCATCCCCGGCTGATCCCCGGCTGCCGGCTTTTGGGCGAGGTCGGCGCAGGATTGGGCCTGATGTCACCAATCCCCCGTGATGAGATTAAACAATCAGGTGCCataacccccccaccctgaaCAGGAAGGAGGTAGGGAAGCATCACATAGACTTCCCACAGCTGTGAGAGAAAGTGTGACAGAGAAATTAAGTGGTAGATCTGTCTCTGAGTGTAACCTGTGGGAACCTGAGTT
Protein-coding sequences here:
- the si:ch1073-13h15.3 gene encoding inactive all-trans-retinol 13,14-reductase, producing the protein MWLLVFLVWLVIWAGGTYWYLFGTPSPFSLESLRPPGPREFDQKKRDKVIKQGFSLDKVPEGLDVIVIGSGIGGLTAGATLAKAGKKVLVLEQHDQAGGCCHTYIEKGFEFDVGLHYIGQVHENSLLRIAFDQISEGQLEFTQLNPHFDTIKIGLGEDKREYTMVSGKTEMKEHLKKQFPDETEAIETFFKIMKISAKKTHYLATLKLIPQWVALFLLKSGIADLFSEVFRLSGTGATGLVNTLTKNKDLHIMFSYLFYGVPPKDSSVLINALLIHHYKRGAYYPKGGASEIAFHIVRTIQKYGGNCLVRAPVSQILVNEKGTAYGVKVRKGQEELEVHAPVVVSNCGIFTTFEKLLPPEIRVKHDIQERLNMMKHARGSFLVFSGFDGTEEECGLESTNFWLFKNNDMDKSMDDFFALSKEEAPDNIPMMFITMPSAKDPEAQIRNPGKCCMTILTMVKYEWFEEWKDTTVRKRGDDYHDYKMRFAKNLFNWACTLFPKIRDKLVFQDVATPLTNMHYLGAQRGAMYSAEHNLERFYAEAVARNRCNTPVKNLYMSGQDVFSCGIAGALHGGLLCASTVLDHIVYLDLLLLKKKLKRRKANELKKLQCCFPVGLCSLAPGLRTRPHRAMISQGSFDFNTETLVK
- the gngt2b gene encoding guanine nucleotide-binding protein G(I)/G(S)/G(O) subunit gamma-T2b, whose amino-acid sequence is MARDMSDKEILKMELDQLKKEVSTARTPVTSNCAETIEFVEGLLPNDPLIKGVSDDKNPYKGDKGGCIIT